A window of Terriglobus sp. RCC_193 contains these coding sequences:
- a CDS encoding CHAD domain-containing protein gives MRLCQLTHLIVTMPVTTRTNTTRLQPVKALKEQVVALDAALLVAITSTEVGAVHRLRTTTRRVQAHLELLELLGHGDHPMRLPEHRSEAQAVMQRLRRIRRAAGEVRDLDVQTSMIALDAPQKAAVHSGSTGDAVRRQAKKLRKHLEAQREGEAKKLVAVLKDEEQDLAASLRELEQTIKPARRRALAPAALLEHAEEFFVARVKPVLRAQRPRKGEDEHTQLQRRLERLDEDTLHAIRKAAKLCRYMVEIAPEGTPVRAAAERFEAVQEAGGHWHDWLLLQQLSMNFHGRKAELTHRYEIHTNAALADYRLRLSELLPKLTA, from the coding sequence ATGCGTCTGTGCCAGCTTACGCATCTCATAGTAACGATGCCGGTTACTACGCGAACGAATACGACGCGCCTGCAACCAGTCAAGGCGTTGAAGGAACAGGTCGTTGCTCTGGATGCGGCGCTACTGGTTGCCATCACGTCCACAGAAGTGGGCGCAGTCCACAGGCTGCGAACAACCACGCGTCGTGTGCAGGCGCATCTGGAGTTGTTGGAACTGCTGGGCCACGGCGATCATCCCATGCGTCTGCCCGAACACCGTTCTGAAGCCCAGGCGGTGATGCAGCGTTTGCGGCGCATCCGCCGTGCCGCAGGTGAGGTGCGTGATCTGGATGTGCAGACCAGCATGATTGCGCTGGATGCACCGCAGAAGGCTGCCGTACACAGTGGCAGTACGGGCGATGCGGTGCGCAGGCAGGCAAAGAAGTTGCGCAAACATCTGGAGGCGCAGCGCGAGGGCGAAGCGAAAAAGCTGGTGGCGGTGCTGAAGGATGAAGAGCAGGATCTGGCGGCCTCTCTGCGCGAACTGGAACAGACGATCAAGCCTGCCCGTCGTCGCGCCTTAGCTCCAGCCGCACTGTTGGAACATGCAGAGGAGTTCTTTGTCGCGCGCGTGAAGCCTGTATTGCGTGCGCAGCGTCCGCGCAAAGGCGAGGATGAGCACACGCAGTTGCAGCGGCGACTGGAACGGTTGGATGAAGATACGCTCCATGCCATTCGCAAGGCAGCGAAACTGTGCCGTTACATGGTGGAGATAGCACCGGAAGGAACACCGGTTCGCGCGGCTGCGGAGCGATTTGAGGCGGTGCAGGAGGCCGGTGGCCACTGGCATGACTGGCTGCTGCTGCAGCAACTGTCGATGAACTTCCACGGGCGCAAGGCTGAGCTGACGCATCGCTATGAGATACACACGAACGCAGCGCTGGCTGACTATCGTTTGCGGCTGTCCGAACTGCTACCAAAGTTAACGGCGTAA
- a CDS encoding DUF3309 domain-containing protein, producing MLIVLLIVLLLIFGGGGYYMGPGIGYYGGGGISLILLLVILWLLFGSNRDV from the coding sequence ATGTTGATCGTTCTTCTGATTGTTCTGCTTCTGATTTTCGGAGGCGGTGGCTACTACATGGGCCCCGGCATTGGGTATTACGGTGGCGGCGGCATCAGTTTGATTTTGTTGCTGGTGATTCTGTGGCTGCTGTTTGGATCGAACCGCGACGTTTAA